The following proteins are encoded in a genomic region of Coffea eugenioides isolate CCC68of chromosome 6, Ceug_1.0, whole genome shotgun sequence:
- the LOC113774284 gene encoding uncharacterized protein LOC113774284: MRVQVWNCQGVGSPLTIPQLREVNNLFSPSMVFLSETKNRTKYMEKVKNILRFDEMVVVEAMNKAGGMALLWKDEVKILEVLTMAFTIEAHVEDSEVNSDWWFVGIYASCDHQIRKQQWQVIERRKRLWGKRWLIAGDFNDIASNEEKWGGNSRLESSFQDFTQFINGNHLLDIGFVGHPWTWSNNWEQGGDNKQRLDRGLCSYPGHRRKKRFCFDKRWLKRDDIGEVVRSAWENEVNGSWMFQVVMKIKNYRVALLKWRNNFQANSRKDIEQIKNQLSVVQQSQGSTSMGSMGSLKKQLKDAYKGEELYWRQKSRIQWLREGDKNTKFFHTSVQGRRRRNRLNKLQREDGTWTESEEAVSTEVAKYYRNLLHSSDVGDLTEVLNGIPHTISDELNGNLMKPVLEEEIKYVIFSMNPDKAPGVDGHLLKSVNHTVITLIPKVLNPTSLKHFRPISLCTTMYKVIAKILANRLKYVLHCCICKNQSAFIPSRQILDNIMVSHEYLHYLNNKRHGKDGFMAVKLDMSKAYDRVEWSFLEAIMQKMGFHHKWRTWIMECIRSVSYSFNINGEVKEYVIPTRGIRQGDPLSPYLFLLCSEGFSNLIRQAAETRKISGMKISRHGPCITHLFFADDSLIFCKANKDQATELMRVLQVYALGSGQLINLDKSSILFSKNVSPHLKHEICQVMGNMQSVTQGKYLGLPMVVARSKQQIFGFVKSNIKQRMSKWNNRFLSLAGKEVMLKSVALAMPTYTMSCFKLPSRVCKDLSSLMSNYWWGEANGKNKIHWCSWRKLTQSKNMGGLGFKDLMAFNAALLGKQVWRLITQPNLLVSQVMKAKYFPSTSIFRCKVPNNASWLWRSLMGARELVNLGTRRKIGNGMNTNIWEDSWIPGNLNGRVTTTRDMDNGLHKVHELICHKTWNTNLVFKIFNPQDAERILATPISLAGKEDRHFWIYGTDGNYSVSSGYKLLVGHEERKHNRIKKETSTSWEDQTQRLWKDLWKLKVKHKQKIFLWKCLNDALPVRALMFGRTKIGDPICSRCGAEMETIEHTLLNCREAKLIWKLAPVQWEGMMEQHGSFRNWWTSISEARNRPEGWQHISLSVHILWQIWKARNELEFNGKKKEPWKTIQKAHQEWLEMVELDIKETRKSTEETSVLHQQIPQLDSEHGTVEVRIGVTSDMANHGLGIGISLRQGDQGFHRGWAIRARSSGSNLVDEAIALKLAMCKAAAELLTEVLFQVQSPQLLNYSCTNRVSDIRLATVVDDIIQLRDLFHMCSFCLVRNDKTQLSSKLSIHALGIILDEELWFP, from the exons ATGAGAGTGCAGGTGTGGAATTGTCAAGGTgtggggagccccttgacaattccccagCTGAGAGAGGTTAATAACCTCTTCTCTCCaagtatggtgtttttgagTGAGACCAAGAATCGAACAAAATAcatggaaaaagtgaaaaatattttaagatTTGATGAGATGGTTGTGGTGGAGGCAATGAATAAGGCAGGAGGAATGGCTCTCCTTTGGAAAGATGAGGTGAAAATTTTAGAGGTTTTGACGATGGCTTTTACCATAGAGGCTCATGTGGAGGATTCGGAAGTCAATTCTGATTGGTGGTTTGTAGGTATTTACGCGAGTTGTGATCACCAGATCAGAAAACAACAGTGGCAAGTAATAGAGCGTCGGAAGAGATTGTGGGGAAAAAGATGGTTGATAGCTGGAGACTTTAACGATATTGCttccaatgaagaaaaatgggGAGGAAATAGCCGGCTGGAAAGTAGCTTTCAAGACTTTACGCAATTCATCAATGGGAATCACTTGTTGGATATTGGTTTTGTAGGACATCCTTGGACCTGGAGTAACAATTGGGAACAAGGAGGGGATAACAAACAAAGACTAGACAGAGGTTTATGTAGCTATCCTGGTCACAG GAGGAAGAAGAGATTTTGTTTTGATAAGAGGTGGCTAAAACGAGATGATATTGGAGAGGTAGTCAGGTCTGCTTGGGAAAACGAAGTTAATGGTTCATGGATGTTTCAAGTGGTAATGAAGATAAAGAACTACCGAGTAGCTCTCTTAAAGTGGAGGAATAATTTCCAAGCCAACTCGCGAAAGGATATTGAGCAGATAAAGAACCAGTTAAGTGTGGTGCAGCAATCGCAAGGTAGTACTAGCATGGGAAGCATGGGTTCTCTTAAAAAACAGCTAAAGGATGCCTATAAAGGGGAAGAGCTTTACTGGAGGCAGAAATCGAGGATACAATGGCTTAGGGAGGGTGACAAAAACACAAAATTTTTCCATACCTCTGTACAAGGCAGAAGAAGGAGAAATAGATTGAACAAACTGCAGCGAGAGGATGGTACGTGGACTGAAAGTGAGGAGGCAGTGAGCACGGAAGTTGCAAAATACTATAGGAATTTGTTGCATAGCAGTGATGTAGGGGACTTAACTGAGGTACTAAATGGTATACCCCATACTATCTCTGATGAACTCAATGGGAACCTGATGAAACCAGTGTtggaagaagaaattaaatatgTTATTTTCTCTATGAACCCAGATAAAGCTCCTGGGGTTGATG GTCATCTCTTGAAGAGTGTTAATCATACTGTGATTACCCTCATTCCCAAAGTGCTTAATCCTACATCCTTGAAGCATTTCAGACCCATTAGTCTCTGTACAACCATGTACAAGGTCATTGCTAAAATTCTAGCAAATAGGCTTAAATATGTCTTACATTGCTGCATCTGCAAAAACCAATCTGCATTTATACCTAGTAGGCAAATTTTAGACAACATTATGGTCTCTCATGAATATTTGCATTACCTAAATAACAAGAGACATGGTAAGGATGGGTTTATGGCAGTGAAGTTGGACATGTCTAAAGCCTACGACCGGGTGGAATGGAGTTTTCTCGAGGCCATTATGCAAAAGATGGGATTCCACCACAAATGGAGAACCTGGATTATGGAGTGTATAAGATCTGTTTCTTACTCATTCAATATTAATGGGGAAGTCAAAGAGTATGTGATTCCCACAAGAGGTATTCGACAAGGGGACCCTCTATCCCCTTATTTGTTCCTTCTTTGCTCTGAGGGGTTCTCCAATCTTATTCGGCAGGCAGCAGAAACTAGGAAGATTTCTGGGATGAAGATTAGTAGACATGGTCCTTGTATAACACATCTTTTCTTTGCAGACGACTCCTTGATTTTTTGCAAAGCGAATAAGGATCAGGCCACTGAATTGATGAGGGTGTTGCAGGTGTATGCCTTGGGGTCTGGTCAGTTGATAAATTTGGATAAGTCATCTATCCTTTTCAGTAAGAATGTGAGCCCACATCTGAAGCATGAGATTTGCCAAGTTATGGGGAATATGCAAAGTGTTACTCAAGGCAAATATCTCGGCTTGCCAATGGTGGTAGCTAGATCTAAACAGCAGATTTTTGGGTTTGTCAAATCCAATATAAAGCAGAGAATGAGCAAGTGGAATAACAGGTTCTTAAGTTTAGCGGGAAAGGAAGTCATGCTTAAATCAGTAGCCTTAGCCATGCCAACGTATACCATGTCTTGTTTCAAGCTCCCATCTAGGGTATGTAAGGATCTCAGTTCCTTAATGTCAAATTACTGGTGGGGTGAGGCTAATGGAAAAAATAAGATACACTGGTGTTCTTGGAGGAAGCTCACTCAGAGCAAGAACATGGGAGGTTTAGGCTTTAAGGATTTGATGGCATTTAATGCAGCACTTCTCGGCAAGCAGGTTTGGAGATTGATAACTCAGCCCAATCTTCTTGTTAGTCAAGTGATGAAGGCAAAATACTTCCCATCTACCTCTATATTTAGATGCAAAGTCCCCAACAATGCATCTTGGTTATGGCGGAGCCTTATGGGTGCTAGAGAGCTGGTGAATCTAGGAACGAGaagaaagattggcaatggcaTGAACACTAATATATGGGAAGATAGCTGGATTCCGGGTAATCTAAATGGAAGAGTGACTACCACGAGAGACATGGACAATGGACTGCACAAAGTTCATGAGCTGATCTGTCACAAGACATGGAATACTAATCTAGTCTTCAAGATTTTTAATCCACAAGATGCTGAAAGGATCCTGGCTACACCTATAAGTCTAGCAGGGAAGGAAGATAGGCATTTCTGGATATATGGGACTGATGGAAACTATTCAGTAAGTTCTGGGTATAAATTACTGGTGGGTCACGAGGAAAGGAAGCACAACAGAATCAAGAAGGAGACCTCTACAAGCTGGGAGGATCAAACCCAAAGGCTATGGAAGGACTTGTGGAAACTGAAGGTGAAGCACAAACAGAAAATATTCTTATGGAAATGCCTTAATGATGCACTCCCAGTCAGAGCGCTTATGTTCGGTAGAACCAAAATTGGGGACCCCATTTGTAGCAGATGTGGAGCGGAAATGGAAACGATAGAACATACTCTTTTGAACTGCAGGGAAGCTAAACTGATTTGGAAGTTAGCCCCTGTCCAATGGGAAGGAATGATGGAGCAACATGGGAGTTTTAGAAATTGGTGGACATCAATCTCAGAAGCCAGGAACAGACCGGAAGGATGGCAACACATTTCTTTGTCTGTACATATTCTATGGCAAATATGGAAAGCTAGGAATGAGCTGGAATTTAATGGTAAGAAAAAGGAGCCTTGGAAGACTATTCAAAAGGCGCACCAGGAATGGTTAGAGATGGTGGAACTAGATATAAAAGAAACTAGGAAGAGCACAGAGGAAACATCAGTTCTTCATCAACAAATACCACAGTTAGACTCAGAACATGGGACAGTGGAAGTGAGGATTGGAGTAACTTCAGATATGGCCAATCATGGCCTAGGCATTGGAATAAGTCTGAGACAAGGTGATCAAGGATTCCACCGAGGTTGGGCGATACGGGCTAGAAGTTCAGGATCAAACCTGGTGGATGAAGCAATTGCACTTAAATTGGCAATGTGTAAGGCTGCCGCAGAGCTACTAACGGAAGTGTTATTCCAAGTGCAAAGTCCTCAACTCCTCAACTATAGCTGCACAAACAGAGTGAGTGACATTCGACTAGCTACTGTGGTTGATGACATTATTCAACTAAGAGATTTGTTTCATATGTGCTCCTTTTGCCTAGTTAGAAATGATAAGACTCAACTAAGCTCCAAGCTTAGCATTCATGCCTTAGGCATTATTTTGGATGAGGAACTTTGGTTTCCTTAG